The Rouxiella sp. WC2420 region TGACGCCATTTGTCAAAAGTCAGGCAAGGATGTGAGATGTCAAAAGCCAGCATGTCGCCAACCTTGATATCCGCATTCTGTGGTATCGACATAAACGCGTGCTGATCCATCATGGCAAAGATTGTCCAGTCTTCGGGCGCAGGTACCACTGCGGCATAGGCCTGATTTTTGCCACTCTGTGGACGATAGTGACTGCTGGCGACCGGAAATCCGGCATCTGAGGAGGTGTCGCGTTTACCTAGCCCGACAATTGCGCGCCCTGGCTCCGGCAATGACTGCACGTAGGCCCAAACCTGCAAGGCTGGTAACAGGCTAAAGTTCATTTCGCGAGCAACCGGGTTACTCTGTTTGATACGATCGGCAGCACGAAGATAGGCCCCAACATCATGAGTCAGGTAGCAGCCCGGACGCAGCACCACATCAAGCCGATGGCGTTCGCCAGCATCAAGATGCTGCCCCCCTCGACTGAACTCTTCTGCAACCACGTCATACCAGGCCGATCCTGCGCCCGATAGAATCACGTTGGTTTCCTTAAAGTGCCCGGCTTCAGCCAGCGCCTGAGTTCTGCCTAATACATGCTGCAAGAATTCACGGATGGGTTCTTCTTCGTTTAAAACACCTTCATAAATCTCGACACCGACCAGTGACAGCGACTGTGGCCAGCGGCTTACGGCCTCCAGCACTTCAATTTCCTGCAGCCCGTCACGAATACCCGTTCTGCCACCTGTCACGCCATATTCCAGCAGCAGGCGCAGCGTCAAACCCGCTTCGGCAAAATACTCGCCCAAGGCATCAACGTTAGCAGCTGAATCTACAATACAAACAAATTCGAAATCCGCGGCCTGGCGCATCAGGTTAGCAATAATCGCCATATTCCCTTTACCCACCAGCTGATTAGCCATCAGAAATTTGCGCACACCGTGAGCAAAGGCGGCATCTACCTGCGGCGCGGTTGCCAGCGTTATCCCCCAGGCACCAGCATCAAGCTGCATCTGAAACAGCTCCGGGCTCATGGTGGTTTTACCGTGTGGGGCAAGTTTGACTTTGTAGCGATCGATAAACTCTTGCATCCATGCCAGATTATGCTCGACTTTCTCTTCAGAGAGCACGGCAACCGGCAGGCTGACCTGCTCCTGCAAAATATTCCAGCCCTGCCTGGCGATATCGCCCATGCTCGCATCGGCGGTGAGCAGGCCCAGCCCCTTGGTGTGTGAATTAGCAGGTTGGCTGGCGAAAAAAGTCTCTGACATGATGAGTTCTCTTTAACAAATTGACCTCAAAACTAACGCAAAAGTCTGCAGGAATAAACCGCTTTCAGGAGGAGATTAAGGGATGACCTAAAAAACCGATATCTCCCTGTCAAGACACCGGTTCAGAGGTTATAAAACCTTGGCAGACAGCAGATTACAATTTTTGTGCCAAACGGATTGTCGCCGCAATGTTGCGCGCCGATTTACGCAAATTCTCAGCTGCATTATCCAGCGCTTCGTCCAGTGTACAGATGCTATACAAGACACTAAACACCGCATCCAGGCCGTGGTCGAAAACCACGTCAACATCTTTAGTCAGGCTGCCACCTATCGCAATAACCGGCTTGTTATAGCGCTTAGCCACCCGCGCTACGCCGATCGGTACCTTGCCGTTGATGCTCTGGCTATCAATACGCCCCTCACCCGTGATCACCAGCGTGGCATCTTTAACCAGTTCATCCAGACCCAGCGCCTCGGTAACAATCTCGATCCCCTGACGCAGCTCGGCGTTGCAAAAACCGTAAAGCGCGGCACCCATTCCGCCTGCTGCTCCAGCTCCAGGAACGTCGTCAACGTCGATGCCAAGATCCTTTTTGATCACCTCGGCATAATGGCTTAAATAACCATCAAGCTGCTCGATCATTTCAGGCGTCGCGCCTTTTTGCGGGCCAAAAATCGCTGTCGCTCCTCGATGGCCGGTTAACGGATTGGTTACGTCACAGGCCACTTCAAAACGGCATTTTTTAATGCGTTTATCCAGCCCGCTGATGTCAATTTTTTCTAGCTTGATCAATTCGCCGCCGCCGAAGCCAATCTGTTTACCCTCTTTGGTCAACAGTTTGACTCCCAGCGCCTGCACCATTCCTGCACCACCGTCGTTGGTTGCGCTGCCGCCAATGCCAATGATGCAGTGCTCTACGCCATGATCAAGAGCATTTTTAATCAGTTCACCGGTCCCGTAAGAGGTTGTTTTTAATGGATTGCGCTGCGACTGGGGCACACTTTCCAGCCCGCTGGCCGCTGCCATTTCAATAAAGGCAATCTTTTCATCACCCGAAAGCCCGAAGAAGGCGTCGATTGGCTCTCCAAGCGGTCCTGTGACCCTGACTTCCACCACCCGCCCGCCGGTAGCCGCCACCATCGCCTCAACGGTGCCTTCACCGCCGTCGGCAACAGGAAGTTTCACATACTCGGCGTGAGGAAAAATTTCGCGAAATCCACTTTCAATGGCTTTTGCCACGTCCAGTGCAGACAAGCTTTCTTTAAATGAATCCGGTGCGATTACTATTTTCATAAGCTATCCACTCTTAGAAACAATCCACTTTTCAGAAACAATCCGCACGGCTGTGAAAATGCGTCCTGTCAGAATGAGGTATTATTACTGATGATAGCGCCTCCCAGAGCGGCGCTATCTCAGGTATTAACGCGTGACTTCTACCTTCGCCAGATTTTCATAATAGCGTGCTATTGCGCTGTGGTCAGATTGTCCGTGGCCGTCAGCTCGCAATGCCTGCATAATTTCCATAACCGCAGCAGTTAAAGGCAGTTGGGCACCGATTTCATGCGAGGTATCCAGAGCGTTGGCAAGATCCTTGATATGCAGATCGATCCTGAATCCCGGCTTAAAGTTGCGATCCATTACCATAGGCGCTTTAGCGTCTAATACTGTGCTCCCGGCTAAACCACCGCGAATGGCCTGATAAACCAGGTCAGGATCAACTCCCGCCTTGGTTGCCAACACCAGCGCTTCCGACATGGCGGCAATATTCAGAGCCACGATCACCTGATTCGCCAACTTGGTGACGTTACCAGCACCGATATCGCCGGTATGCACCACAGAACCTGCCATTGATTTCATTACTTCGTAGCATTTATCAAAGACGGCTTTGTCACCTCCAACCATTACTGACAGCGTGCCCTCAATCGCTTTTGGCTCACCGCCGCTAACGGGTGCATCGAGCATGACAATCTTTTTCGCCGCCAACGCCTCACTGATTTCACGGCTGGCAAGCGGCGCAATCGAACTCATGTCGATCAAAATAGCGCCCTCTTTCGCCCCTTCAATAATGCCATTTTTACCCAGCGCCACCTCTTTCACCTGGGGAGAATTAGGTAGCATGGTGATAATAATATCGCTGAGTGCGGCCACGGCCTTCGGAGTGTCAGCCTTTTCGGCTCCGGCAGCAACCAGCTCGTCAGTGGTGTCTTTGTGATGGTCGAGGATCACCACTGAATAACCTGCCTTAAGCAGGTTTTTACTCATAGGCTTGCCCATGATCCCAAGGCCGATAAATCCGATTTTCATGCGGTTACCCTCTGATTAATTGCTGAAATTTCGTTTATTAGAGTGATCAAGACTATTGGGTAAAACGATCGTACAAGGCTTGTGTCCCCGCGCGGAACACGCCTAAATCGCTGCCCACTGCGACAAAGGTTGCACCCCATTCAATGTAGCGACGAGCATCGGCTTCGACGGGAGCCAGAATGCCGCTGGGTTTGCCGTGAGCTTTGGCTTTGTCGAGAATATATTTGATGGCTGACTGCACCTCAGGGTGCCCGGCGTTGCCCAAATGTCCCAGAGCGGCGGCCAGATCGCTAGGTCCGACGAAAAGACTATCGACACCGTCAACGGAGGCAATAGCATCAAGATTATCAATTCCTTGCTGACTTTCTATCTGCACCATCACACAGATATGGTCATTGGCCTGCGCCAGATAGTCGGGCACGGTGCCAAACATATTGCCGCGATGAGAAACTGAAACGCCGCGAATGCCGGCCGGTGGATAGCGAGTTGAAGCCACTGCCAGCTCGGCCTGTTCGCGAGTTTCAACATACGGGATCAGGAAGTTGGCAAAACCGATATCCAGCAGCCGCTTGATAATTACCGGTTCGTTGGTCGGAGGGCGAACAACTGGAGCACTTTTGCTGCTTTTAAGCGCCATTAGTTGAACGACAAAGCTGGATATATCGTTTGGCGCATGTTCGCCATCAAGCAGCAGCCAGTCAAAACCAGCTAACCCTAATACCTCGGTCGAGATCGGATTAGACAAGGCAGACCAACAGCCAATCAGCGTTTTTCCTGCCAGCAAATCTTGTCGTAAGCGGTTTGGGAATACTTGATTACTCATACGAAACCTCAATGGTTGAAGCGGGCATTAGAGAAATAGTGATGCGCCTGCACGGTTAACTACGGTAATGATTAGATAATTCAGTATAAAAAGAGACCGCGCAAATGACACTGTGCAGGCGCCCAACAATCCTCGCAAAATGAGGATGAATTTTTTTGCAATATCACATCACCATGGGATAGGAATCACACTATTTCAGCGACATACAAAAGCGTTTAACGAAGGGTGATTATTGTCACTTCTTATCCCTCAAATGCCTGAGAAAAACTGTCTAAGCCGCATTAAAGCTGGTCAGTTGCACAATGAGCTATTGCTGGACATTCCCTATAATTTTGCTCATAACCGATAAAACTCGCGCAGATGGAGATATCTATGTCCGCCATAAAAGAGCAAGTCAGCAAACCTTTGTTTATCAAAGTGCATGACCGCGATAACGTAGCCATTATTGTTAATGACAATGGCCTGCCAGCGGGAACACAGTTTGCCAATGGTTTGAAACTGGTAGAACACATTCCACAGGGGCATAAAGTCGCGCTGACAGATATTCTTCAAGGCGAGGATATCGTTCGTTACGGCGAGGTGATCGGCTATGCGCTGCGCAATATTGCGCAGGGTAGCTGGATTGATGAGTCAGTCGTTGAACTGCCGCAGGCGCCCGAGTTGGAAAGTTTACCGTTGGCGACGCGCGTTCCCGCGACACTTCCCGCGCTCGAGGGTTACACTTTCGAGGGTTATCGCAACGCCGATGGCAGCGTCGGAACCAAAAATCTATTGGGCATCACCACCAGCGTGCACTGTGTGGCTGGCGTAGTCGATTACGTGATGAAAATAATTGAACGCGATCTGCTGCCGAAATATCCCAATGTCGATGGTGTAGTCGGTCTTAATCATCTTTATGGCTGCGGTGTGGCAATCAACGCGCCTGCCGCCATCATCCCGATTCGCACTATTCATAATCTGGCGCTAAACCCCAATTTTGGTGGCGAAATTATGGTCGTTGGGCTGGGTTGCGAAAAACTGCAGCCGGAAAAACTGCTGCAAGGTACCTCCGATGTACAAGCCATCTCGCTGGATGAGGTGAAAATCGTGCGTTTGCAAGATGAGCAGCATGTCGGCTTTCAATCGATGGTTGACGACATTCTTACCGTAGCCAATTTTCATTTGCAGCGACTGAATAAACGCCAACGCGAGAGCTGTCCTGCTGCGGATCTAGTGGTCGGCACGCAGTGCGGCGGCAGCGATGCTTTCTCGGGCGTTACGGCTAATCCTGCCGTCGGGTTTGCCTCGGACTTGCTGGTACGCTGCGGCGCAACGGTGATGTTTTCGGAAGTCACCGAGGTGCGAGACGCCATTCATTTACTCACGCCAAGGGCTGTTGATGAGCAAGTTGGAAAACGCTTGCTCGAAGAAATGGCATGGTACGACAACTACTTGGCCAGCGGCATGACCGATCGCAGCGCCAATCCCTCTCCAGGTAATAAGAAAGGCGGACTAGCCAATGTCGTTGAAAAAGCGCTGGGTTCGATTGCAAAATCCGGTACTAGCGCAATCGTCGAAGTGTTATCTCCCGGTCAGCGCCCAACCCGCCGCGGGCTGATTTATGCTGCTACCCCGGCCAGTGATTTTGTTTGTGGAACACAGCAAGTCGCATCGGGTATCACCGTACAGGTATTTACCACCGGTCGTGGAACTCCTTATGGATTAACGGCGGTGCCGGTAATCAAAATGGCGACCCGCACCACGCTGGCGAATCGCTGGTTTGATTTGATGGATATCAACGCAGGAACTATCGCCACTGGTGACGCGACTATCGAGGATGTTGGCTGGGAGTTGTTCCATTTTATTCTGGATATTGCCAGTGGCCGCAAGAAAACCTGGTCAGATCAATGGGGAATTCATAACGCCTTGGC contains the following coding sequences:
- a CDS encoding amino acid deaminase — its product is MSETFFASQPANSHTKGLGLLTADASMGDIARQGWNILQEQVSLPVAVLSEEKVEHNLAWMQEFIDRYKVKLAPHGKTTMSPELFQMQLDAGAWGITLATAPQVDAAFAHGVRKFLMANQLVGKGNMAIIANLMRQAADFEFVCIVDSAANVDALGEYFAEAGLTLRLLLEYGVTGGRTGIRDGLQEIEVLEAVSRWPQSLSLVGVEIYEGVLNEEEPIREFLQHVLGRTQALAEAGHFKETNVILSGAGSAWYDVVAEEFSRGGQHLDAGERHRLDVVLRPGCYLTHDVGAYLRAADRIKQSNPVAREMNFSLLPALQVWAYVQSLPEPGRAIVGLGKRDTSSDAGFPVASSHYRPQSGKNQAYAAVVPAPEDWTIFAMMDQHAFMSIPQNADIKVGDMLAFDISHPCLTFDKWRQLLLINEQYDVTAAVTTWF
- the garD gene encoding galactarate dehydratase; this translates as MSAIKEQVSKPLFIKVHDRDNVAIIVNDNGLPAGTQFANGLKLVEHIPQGHKVALTDILQGEDIVRYGEVIGYALRNIAQGSWIDESVVELPQAPELESLPLATRVPATLPALEGYTFEGYRNADGSVGTKNLLGITTSVHCVAGVVDYVMKIIERDLLPKYPNVDGVVGLNHLYGCGVAINAPAAIIPIRTIHNLALNPNFGGEIMVVGLGCEKLQPEKLLQGTSDVQAISLDEVKIVRLQDEQHVGFQSMVDDILTVANFHLQRLNKRQRESCPAADLVVGTQCGGSDAFSGVTANPAVGFASDLLVRCGATVMFSEVTEVRDAIHLLTPRAVDEQVGKRLLEEMAWYDNYLASGMTDRSANPSPGNKKGGLANVVEKALGSIAKSGTSAIVEVLSPGQRPTRRGLIYAATPASDFVCGTQQVASGITVQVFTTGRGTPYGLTAVPVIKMATRTTLANRWFDLMDINAGTIATGDATIEDVGWELFHFILDIASGRKKTWSDQWGIHNALAVFNPAPVT
- a CDS encoding glycerate kinase gives rise to the protein MKIVIAPDSFKESLSALDVAKAIESGFREIFPHAEYVKLPVADGGEGTVEAMVAATGGRVVEVRVTGPLGEPIDAFFGLSGDEKIAFIEMAAASGLESVPQSQRNPLKTTSYGTGELIKNALDHGVEHCIIGIGGSATNDGGAGMVQALGVKLLTKEGKQIGFGGGELIKLEKIDISGLDKRIKKCRFEVACDVTNPLTGHRGATAIFGPQKGATPEMIEQLDGYLSHYAEVIKKDLGIDVDDVPGAGAAGGMGAALYGFCNAELRQGIEIVTEALGLDELVKDATLVITGEGRIDSQSINGKVPIGVARVAKRYNKPVIAIGGSLTKDVDVVFDHGLDAVFSVLYSICTLDEALDNAAENLRKSARNIAATIRLAQKL
- the garL gene encoding 2-dehydro-3-deoxyglucarate aldolase, which codes for MSNQVFPNRLRQDLLAGKTLIGCWSALSNPISTEVLGLAGFDWLLLDGEHAPNDISSFVVQLMALKSSKSAPVVRPPTNEPVIIKRLLDIGFANFLIPYVETREQAELAVASTRYPPAGIRGVSVSHRGNMFGTVPDYLAQANDHICVMVQIESQQGIDNLDAIASVDGVDSLFVGPSDLAAALGHLGNAGHPEVQSAIKYILDKAKAHGKPSGILAPVEADARRYIEWGATFVAVGSDLGVFRAGTQALYDRFTQ
- the garR gene encoding 2-hydroxy-3-oxopropionate reductase, yielding MKIGFIGLGIMGKPMSKNLLKAGYSVVILDHHKDTTDELVAAGAEKADTPKAVAALSDIIITMLPNSPQVKEVALGKNGIIEGAKEGAILIDMSSIAPLASREISEALAAKKIVMLDAPVSGGEPKAIEGTLSVMVGGDKAVFDKCYEVMKSMAGSVVHTGDIGAGNVTKLANQVIVALNIAAMSEALVLATKAGVDPDLVYQAIRGGLAGSTVLDAKAPMVMDRNFKPGFRIDLHIKDLANALDTSHEIGAQLPLTAAVMEIMQALRADGHGQSDHSAIARYYENLAKVEVTR